From a region of the Sulfuriferula plumbiphila genome:
- the dsbG gene encoding thiol:disulfide interchange protein DsbG translates to MKLSLQQTVLFGVVLGLSASAFAAGYPKVIQNAVGQGVKVEKSFPAASGMTGWVLSRQGQYSIVFTTPDNKTLLAGLMIDESGANLSQEYAGKYIPKPDFAALFKELENTAMIVEGAKSPRSTLYAFFDPNCPFCHMTWKALQPYEAAGLQVRWVPVAYLAPSSLPKAIEMLASANPTAAFRANEQNFGKGRNPPAKFTASAYPEIAKKLEKNAGLMQKFGFNGTPGIVWKDKSGKVTVKNGMPRLSELPEMTGLPEQKVDDPELAKFR, encoded by the coding sequence TTGAAATTATCTTTGCAACAAACAGTGCTGTTCGGGGTAGTGCTTGGCCTATCCGCCAGCGCATTCGCAGCCGGTTACCCGAAGGTGATTCAGAATGCCGTCGGCCAGGGTGTCAAGGTGGAAAAATCTTTCCCCGCCGCATCCGGCATGACGGGTTGGGTGCTTTCCAGGCAAGGGCAATATTCCATCGTATTCACCACACCTGACAATAAAACGCTGCTGGCTGGCTTGATGATTGACGAGAGCGGCGCCAACCTGTCGCAAGAATATGCGGGGAAATACATTCCGAAGCCGGATTTCGCAGCGCTATTCAAGGAACTGGAAAACACCGCGATGATCGTGGAAGGCGCCAAGTCCCCCCGCAGCACGCTGTATGCTTTCTTCGATCCGAACTGTCCATTCTGCCACATGACCTGGAAAGCGCTGCAGCCGTATGAAGCAGCGGGCCTGCAAGTGCGCTGGGTGCCGGTTGCCTACCTCGCCCCGAGCAGCCTGCCCAAGGCGATAGAAATGCTTGCCTCGGCCAACCCAACCGCAGCGTTCCGCGCCAACGAACAGAATTTCGGCAAGGGCAGAAATCCGCCCGCGAAATTCACTGCCAGCGCTTATCCAGAGATTGCCAAAAAGCTGGAAAAGAATGCCGGGCTGATGCAAAAATTCGGCTTTAACGGTACGCCGGGTATCGTATGGAAGGATAAAAGCGGCAAGGTGACGGTCAAGAACGGTATGCCCAGGCTGTCGGAATTGCCGGAGATGACAGGGCTGCCTGAACAGAAAGTGGATGATCCGGAACTGGCCAAATTCCGCTGA
- a CDS encoding DUF2784 domain-containing protein, translating to MTYRLLADSVLVLHLLFIGFVIFGGLIAHRFAWVASIHIPAVCWGIFIELTGKLCPLTTLEVGLRRAAGDAGYSDSFIEHYLLPIIYPTGLTRSIQFWLAGFVILINVAIYGWFLYRLWGSRSNASSQDAPFK from the coding sequence ATGACCTATCGGCTTCTCGCAGACTCGGTTCTGGTTCTTCATCTCCTGTTTATAGGATTCGTCATTTTCGGCGGCCTCATCGCGCATCGCTTTGCCTGGGTCGCGTCAATCCACATCCCGGCCGTCTGCTGGGGAATCTTCATTGAACTGACTGGAAAGCTGTGTCCACTCACTACGCTGGAAGTCGGGCTTCGCCGTGCTGCCGGTGATGCTGGCTACTCGGATAGCTTCATTGAACATTACCTCCTGCCCATCATCTATCCCACCGGGCTCACGAGAAGTATTCAATTCTGGTTGGCGGGTTTCGTAATACTCATCAACGTTGCAATATACGGGTGGTTTCTTTATCGACTGTGGGGTTCTCGATCAAATGCCAGCTCTCAAGACGCTCCATTTAAGTGA
- the pgsA gene encoding CDP-diacylglycerol--glycerol-3-phosphate 3-phosphatidyltransferase has product MPLNLPNLLTWLRIILIPLVVAVFYLPDGWLTAREVNLAAAGMFGIAALTDWLDGYLARILNQTSAFGAFLDPVADKLMVAAALIVLVKLGRVDALIALIIIGREITISALREWMASIGARGSVAVSMIGKLKTVAQMAAILLLLFHEPLLGLDTRQIGTWLIWLAAVLTLWSMAYYLRRAVPEVIRHGR; this is encoded by the coding sequence ATGCCGCTCAACCTGCCTAACCTGCTCACCTGGCTCAGAATCATTCTGATTCCGCTGGTCGTTGCCGTGTTCTATCTGCCCGACGGCTGGCTCACCGCGCGCGAAGTCAATCTTGCCGCCGCCGGCATGTTCGGTATCGCCGCCCTCACCGACTGGCTGGACGGCTATCTGGCGCGCATTCTCAACCAGACCTCTGCATTCGGCGCCTTTCTCGACCCGGTGGCCGACAAGCTGATGGTCGCCGCCGCCCTCATCGTGCTGGTGAAACTGGGGCGCGTGGATGCGCTCATCGCACTCATCATCATCGGCCGCGAAATCACCATCTCCGCCCTGCGCGAATGGATGGCCAGCATCGGCGCGCGCGGCAGCGTGGCGGTATCGATGATCGGCAAGCTCAAAACCGTGGCACAAATGGCCGCCATCCTGCTGCTGCTGTTCCATGAGCCTTTGCTCGGTCTGGATACCCGACAAATCGGTACCTGGCTGATCTGGCTGGCCGCTGTGCTCACACTGTGGTCGATGGCTTACTACCTGCGCCGGGCGGTGCCAGAGGTGATCAGGCATGGGCGGTGA